In Erigeron canadensis isolate Cc75 chromosome 6, C_canadensis_v1, whole genome shotgun sequence, the following are encoded in one genomic region:
- the LOC122605504 gene encoding zinc finger protein ZPR1-like: MEATPILDVRSVVESIDGNNNSSPVYQVESLCMRCYENGTTRFLLTLIPHFRKILLSAFECPHCGERNNEVQFAGEIQPRGSRYHVEFSSGDQKMLNRQVVKSETATIKIPQLEFEIPPEAQRGSLSTVEGILLRASNELQALQEERKKVDPQTAEAIDQFILKLKECAAGNSSFTFILDDPAGNSFVENPFAPSQDPALSIEFYERTREQQALLGYLVGPPQASEVSTGAALNSNAGPHGSVGAVAGRRAIAQSNSAEFAEAICRYTAPEEVMTFPSTCGACAVSCETRMFVTNIPYFQEVIIMASTCDACGYRNSELKAGGAIPTKGKKVSVIVKDIRDLGRDVIKSDTASVIIPEIDLELESGTLGGAVTTVEGLVTKISEALERVHGFTFGDSLEEGEKEKWQDFRARLVKLLSLEEPWTLIMDDALANSFIAPACDDIKDDQQLTIEEYERSWEQNEELGLNDMDTSSADATYNSINSS; this comes from the exons ATGGAGGCGACACCAATACTGGATGTTCGGTCAGTCGTTGAATCAATTGACGGCAATAATAATAGTTCCCCTGTTTACCAGGTCGAAAGCCTCTGTATGCGCTGCTATGAAAAC GGGACAACACGATTTTTGTTGACATTGATTCCACACTTTAGAAAG ATTTTGTTGTCAGCCTTTGAATGCCCCCACTGTGGTGAGAG GAATAATGAGGTGCAGTTTGCTGGTGAGATACAGCCCAGAGGCTCTCGTTACCATGTGGAATTTTCGTCTGGTGATCAAAAG ATGCTTAATCGGCAAGTAGTAAAATCCGAGACTGCAACAATCAAG ATTCCTCAACTGGAGTTTGAGATTCCCCCAGAGGCACAACGTGGATCGTTATCAACG GTAGAAGGGATATTACTTAGAGCTTCTAACGAATTGCAAGCCCTTCAAGAAGAGAGAAAG AAAGTGGATCCCCAAACTGCAGAAGCAATTGACCAGTTTATACTTAAATTAAAAGAATGCGCAGCAGGAAATTCATCTTTTACCTTCATTCTTGATGATCCTGCTGGTAACAGTTTCGTGGAAAACCC GTTTGCTCCGTCACAAGATCCAGCATTAAGTATTGAGTTTTATGAGCGAACTCGTGAGCAACAGGCATTGTTGGGATATCTTGTTGGTCCACCACAGGCATCAGAAGTCAGCACTGGAGCAGCACTAAATAGTAATGCTGGACCACATGGATCTGTTGGAGCTGTGGCCGGCCGTCGAGCAATTGCCCAAAGCAATAGTGCAGAATTTGCTGAAGCAATATGTCGCTATACTGCACCAGAAGAG GTGATGACTTTTCCATCAACATGCGGTGCTTGTGCTGTAAGCTGTGAGACTCGGATGTTCGTCACCA ATATCCCCTACTTTCAAGAAGTAATTATCATGGCATCTACCTGTGATGCTTGCGGGTATCGTAATTCTGAG TTGAAGGCTGGTGGTGCCATTCCCACTAAAGGCAAGAAAGTTTCCGTTATTGTGAAGGACATACGTGACTTGGGCCGTGATGTCATAAAG TCAGACACTGCCAGTGTAATAATTCCAGAAATAGATCTGGAGTTAGAAAGTGGCACGTTGGGAGGTGCTGTGACGACCGTTGAAGGTTTGGTCACTAAGATAAGTGAAG CTCTTGAGAGAGTGCATGGGTTTACTTTTGGAGATAGTTTGGAGGAGGGCGAAAAAGAGAAGTGGCAGGATTTCAGAGCAAGACTTGTTAAG cttttgagTCTTGAAGAACCCTGGACTTTAATTATGGATGATGCACTGGCAAATTCTTTTATTGCTCCAGCTTGTGATGACATTAAAGATGACCAACAGCTAACAA